The following are from one region of the Syntrophales bacterium genome:
- a CDS encoding type II toxin-antitoxin system VapC family toxin: protein MKKYIVDASIILKWVLEKENEPDHDKAAGLLHTWVSGVVGIAAPGLWTYEVANILGRALPDEADQKMKLLLDLKIEAVDCSEQMFRQCFTWMKEHQVTFYDAVYLAAAYAIDAVLLTSDEKFREKMKNDSRICPLKDLN from the coding sequence ATGAAAAAATACATCGTAGATGCCTCCATTATTCTGAAATGGGTACTGGAGAAAGAAAATGAACCGGATCATGATAAAGCAGCCGGCCTTTTGCACACCTGGGTGAGCGGCGTAGTTGGGATTGCGGCGCCGGGTTTATGGACTTATGAGGTCGCAAATATTCTGGGCAGAGCGTTACCCGACGAGGCGGACCAAAAGATGAAGCTGCTCCTCGATCTTAAAATCGAAGCGGTTGACTGTTCTGAACAGATGTTCCGTCAGTGTTTTACCTGGATGAAAGAACATCAAGTTACTTTTTATGACGCGGTATATTTGGCCGCTGCTTATGCAATTGACGCCGTTTTGTTGACCAGTGACGAGAAGTTCCGCGAAAAGATGAAGAACGACAGTCGGATATGCCCTCTGAAGGATCTTAATTAG